One segment of Fusarium falciforme chromosome 13, complete sequence DNA contains the following:
- a CDS encoding Helitron-like-N domain-containing protein: MCFWILYPASHPVHGVCISYKFRNTSLLTWADVVLRRHGGRPATHTIFPFLVFNMSVRSRNRRVSMLSATRKNFRKVECIVQSLTAGRLAAARAELESLGKTTDDDVKELIRSLSLYGYRQPMSRELRLSMRRKIQSLIVCHGVPAIWFTLNPNDITSPVKLRLAAYRTHDPEAAEVFLKSLDTAFKRTRLAISDPLSSAIFFHQEMTLFFEHYVRVGEESVLGRISHYYGAVETNERGALHVHGLLWLHGNAHLSSMLADIDGEDQSPCHHRYIIGLREWKGGVDRRGK; this comes from the coding sequence ATGTGCTTCTGGATATTGTACCCGGCCTCACATCCCGTACATGGAGTTTGTATCTCGTACAAGTTCCGAAACACGAGCCTTCTGACCTGGGCTGATGTTGTGCTGCGGCGCCATGGCGGCCGCCCCGCGACGCATACCATTTTCCCATTTCTCGTGTTCAATATGAGCGTTCGGTCGAGAAACCGCCGCGTGAGCATGCTCAGCGCAACGAGAAAGAATTTCCGCAAGGTAGAGTGCATTGTACAGTCGCTGACTGCAGGCCGGTTAGCAGCGGCCAGGGCGGAATTGGAGAGCTTGGGCAAGACTACTGACGATGATGTAAAGGAGCTCATCAGAAGTCTTTCGCTGTATGGTTATCGGCAGCCCATGTCTAGGGAGCTCCGTCTGAGCATGCGGCGCAAAATCCAATCACTCATTGTGTGCCATGGCGTGCCTGCGATTTGGTTCACGCTCAACCCAAACGATATCACCAGCCCGGTGAAGCTGCGACTGGCGGCATACCGCACACACGACCCCGAAGCAGCCGAGGTTTTTCTGAAAAGCCTCGACACGGCGTTCAAACGTACGCGGTTGGCCATCTCGGACCCCTTGAGCTCGGCCATATTCTTCCACCAAGAAATGACGTTGTTCTTCGAACATTATGTAAGAGTGGGAGAGGAGTCGGTATTGGGGCGCATCAGCCACTACTATGGTGCCGTGGAGACCAACGAGCGAGGGGCGCTTCATGTTCATGGACTGCTCTGGCTGCACGGAAACGCGCATCTGAGTTCGATGCTTGCCGAcatcgacggcgaggacCAATCACCTTGTCACCACAGATATATAATTGGTCTACGGGAGTGGAAGGGCGGGGTTGACAGAAGAGGCAAATGA